The following are encoded together in the Flavihumibacter fluvii genome:
- a CDS encoding RrF2 family transcriptional regulator, which produces MFSKATEYALRATIYIAQKGTEENKIGIDEISTAIDSPQSYTAKILQSLRKNKKVIRSVSGPNGGFYMTEQAKKQSVRVVLEAMGEDDVLEKCVLGLAKCSASKPCPMHSKYKVIKEQLIELFETKTIQQLADDIKNGEGFINNRSK; this is translated from the coding sequence ATGTTTTCTAAAGCCACAGAATATGCACTCAGGGCGACCATCTATATCGCGCAAAAGGGTACGGAGGAAAACAAGATCGGGATCGACGAGATTTCTACTGCCATTGATTCACCGCAATCGTATACCGCTAAGATTTTACAGTCGCTCAGGAAGAATAAAAAAGTCATCCGGTCAGTTAGTGGGCCCAATGGTGGATTTTATATGACCGAACAGGCAAAGAAGCAGTCGGTTAGGGTCGTTCTTGAGGCAATGGGAGAAGATGATGTGCTTGAAAAATGTGTATTGGGACTGGCGAAGTGTTCTGCTTCCAAACCCTGCCCCATGCATTCAAAATACAAGGTGATCAAAGAGCAATTGATCGAACTGTTTGAAACCAAAACTATCCAACAACTTGCGGATGATATTAAAAACGGCGAAGGGTTTATCAATAACAGGAGTAAGTAA
- a CDS encoding PQQ-dependent sugar dehydrogenase: MLNDCLQKNKLICRFGLLALFSAILLASSCKPKPAAQEPTASDTGKPDPNRFTPVVLTPDDALDEPMTFEVLKSGKVYISERKGGLKLFDPLTKTVTDAGSIAVNTKYTSKDGRVTEAEEGFNGFTVDPKFEENHWVYLYYAHPTEPKFVLGRWVIQNDKLLQGSEKVMLEIPTQRETCCHTGGGMTWDNSGNLYLTVGNNTGNVADKSQTDERPDRTSWDDQRGSSNTNDLRGKILRIHPEADGSYSIPAGNLFPKGTDKTRPEIYVMGDRNPWRPSIDSKTGFLYWGEVGPDANDDSPTTLAGMDELNQARGPGYFGWPYFIGENRAYPFYDYTKETVHPGKDPQKPINTSVNNTGLTELPPAQPAFISYPYRSSEKFPLVGSGGRCAVGGPIYHQADFKEAKRPFPAYYEGKWIAADLTRGWIMAISMNEKGDYQSMEQFLPSYQPIEPIDIKFGPSGDLYVLEYGSNWFRKSSNAKLVRIEYNAGNRTPLIKATASAGGGSVPLSISLSAAGTKDADGDSLNYEWTINGPAGTAPMVFKEPDPKVEFTQPGEYRAVLTVTDPAGAKNSKSIMIVAGNEPPVIDLTVAGNKTFFFPGQPIKYTIKASDKEDGQIDAKQVAVSIDYTSEGFDYAELIQGQRSVDASTRFAVAQAFISKSDCNSCHQLSAKSIGPMFIEIADRYKGKSWAPDSLAKKIRSGGSGVWGEVNMPAHPSITANDAKTIVNYILNIQDKNISTLPLQGQYTAKVPEGDNGKGSIVVRAAYTDKGATASSPLTAEKQLVLRSPNLSPGNADIVEKATPKLQTMFAVSMIVIPNPNGFIGFRQIDLTGIKQMELGAMAMPRMGYVGGTIEVRLDGPTGELLGQTEIVSVDPVFPAPTANSVQNAGGVKAKPAPQKKAQTFNPFARPGIKLQVKPTSGVHDLYFVFKNDKAKSNDQLMSFSNISLSN, encoded by the coding sequence ATGCTAAACGACTGCTTACAGAAAAATAAACTGATCTGCCGGTTTGGTCTCCTGGCCCTTTTTTCGGCAATTCTTTTGGCCAGCTCTTGCAAGCCAAAACCAGCCGCACAGGAGCCAACGGCTTCAGACACCGGTAAGCCCGACCCCAACCGCTTTACGCCGGTTGTCTTAACTCCCGACGATGCCCTGGATGAACCAATGACATTTGAAGTACTGAAAAGCGGGAAGGTCTATATCTCCGAACGGAAAGGCGGGCTCAAACTATTTGACCCACTCACTAAAACCGTCACGGATGCGGGTTCCATAGCGGTTAACACCAAATACACCAGCAAAGACGGCCGTGTAACGGAAGCGGAAGAGGGCTTTAACGGGTTCACCGTTGACCCGAAATTTGAAGAGAACCATTGGGTGTATCTGTATTATGCACACCCTACAGAACCCAAATTTGTTTTGGGACGCTGGGTTATTCAGAATGATAAATTGCTTCAGGGCTCTGAAAAAGTGATGCTCGAAATTCCTACCCAGCGTGAGACCTGCTGCCATACTGGCGGGGGGATGACCTGGGATAACAGTGGCAACCTGTACCTCACCGTGGGTAACAATACCGGGAATGTGGCGGATAAATCCCAGACCGATGAACGGCCCGATCGCACCAGTTGGGACGACCAGCGGGGTTCATCCAATACCAATGACCTGCGTGGCAAAATCTTACGTATCCATCCGGAAGCCGATGGCTCTTATAGCATCCCTGCAGGCAATCTTTTTCCTAAAGGCACGGACAAAACCAGGCCTGAAATTTATGTCATGGGCGACCGTAATCCATGGCGTCCTTCCATAGATAGCAAGACCGGCTTTTTGTATTGGGGTGAAGTGGGTCCCGATGCCAATGATGATAGTCCAACAACACTGGCCGGTATGGATGAACTGAACCAGGCCCGCGGCCCGGGCTATTTTGGCTGGCCTTATTTTATCGGGGAAAACCGCGCCTACCCATTTTATGATTATACAAAAGAAACGGTGCACCCTGGAAAGGACCCCCAAAAGCCGATCAACACCTCTGTCAACAATACTGGTTTAACCGAATTGCCCCCGGCCCAACCTGCCTTCATATCCTATCCATACCGGAGTTCGGAGAAATTTCCGCTGGTGGGTTCTGGCGGCCGATGTGCCGTAGGCGGACCTATCTACCACCAGGCTGATTTCAAGGAAGCCAAGCGCCCCTTCCCGGCCTATTACGAAGGCAAATGGATCGCAGCTGACCTTACCCGAGGCTGGATCATGGCCATCTCCATGAATGAAAAAGGCGACTACCAGTCCATGGAACAATTCCTGCCATCCTACCAGCCTATTGAGCCGATCGATATCAAGTTCGGTCCGAGTGGTGACTTATATGTGCTTGAATATGGCAGCAACTGGTTCCGTAAAAGCAGTAATGCCAAACTGGTGCGGATCGAATATAATGCAGGCAACCGGACGCCTTTAATAAAGGCTACAGCAAGTGCGGGTGGTGGATCAGTCCCATTATCGATCAGCCTGTCCGCTGCCGGTACAAAAGATGCTGATGGCGACTCCTTAAATTATGAATGGACCATCAACGGTCCGGCTGGCACCGCACCCATGGTCTTTAAAGAGCCTGATCCAAAAGTGGAATTTACACAACCAGGCGAATACAGGGCAGTATTGACCGTTACTGATCCGGCGGGCGCAAAGAACAGCAAATCCATCATGATCGTGGCCGGTAATGAGCCACCTGTTATTGACCTTACTGTAGCGGGTAATAAGACGTTCTTCTTTCCCGGTCAGCCGATCAAATATACCATCAAGGCCAGCGATAAGGAAGATGGCCAGATCGATGCAAAGCAAGTGGCGGTAAGTATCGACTACACTTCTGAAGGATTTGATTATGCCGAATTGATACAAGGCCAGCGGAGCGTGGATGCATCCACCAGGTTTGCGGTTGCCCAGGCTTTCATCAGTAAAAGTGATTGTAACAGTTGCCACCAGTTGAGTGCCAAATCGATCGGACCCATGTTTATCGAGATCGCAGACCGCTACAAGGGTAAGTCATGGGCCCCTGATTCATTGGCGAAAAAAATCAGGTCCGGCGGATCCGGGGTCTGGGGTGAAGTGAATATGCCAGCGCATCCTTCCATTACCGCTAATGATGCAAAGACTATTGTGAATTATATCCTTAACATCCAGGACAAGAATATCAGCACCCTTCCGCTGCAAGGCCAGTACACGGCTAAAGTCCCGGAAGGCGATAATGGCAAAGGCAGCATCGTGGTTCGTGCAGCATACACCGATAAAGGCGCAACAGCTTCTTCCCCGCTCACTGCGGAAAAGCAACTGGTGCTGAGAAGTCCGAATTTAAGTCCGGGTAATGCCGATATTGTTGAAAAAGCCACGCCTAAACTACAAACCATGTTTGCGGTTTCCATGATCGTCATACCTAATCCGAATGGATTTATCGGCTTCAGGCAAATTGACCTTACCGGTATTAAACAAATGGAACTGGGTGCGATGGCCATGCCGAGGATGGGTTATGTGGGTGGCACTATAGAAGTAAGGCTGGATGGACCAACGGGCGAATTACTGGGACAAACAGAAATTGTTTCAGTAGACCCTGTCTTTCCTGCGCCTACAGCGAATTCCGTACAAAATGCCGGCGGGGTAAAAGCAAAGCCGGCACCGCAGAAAAAGGCCCAGACATTCAATCCGTTCGCAAGGCCGGGAATCAAGCTGCAAGTGAAACCGACAAGTGGTGTTCATGACCTGTATTTTGTTTTCAAAAATGATAAAGCGAAGTCCAATGACCAGTTGATGTCATTTTCTAACATTAGTTTATCCAATTAA
- a CDS encoding sugar phosphate isomerase/epimerase family protein: MYSRRNFIRNSSVLALGGMALSGKGFAAMLADKKMHPAGLQLFTLFNTIDKDVKGALQKVAAIGYKELESAFSMLGGFYGMTPKDFKALTKDLGLAWVSHHTMGAPFKMPPGGFKPPAGSDTTKKAPPMKIPPMKNLKENHQQIVDEAAEGGVKYLVCASIPLDTADEINQAVEILGKSGEAAKKAGLILCYHNHTHEFENVEGRVPYDVLLSQLSSDILKMELDLGWATKIGADPVELFKKHPGRYPLWHVKDISPEKQTPTEIGNGTVDFKRIFDNAKLAGMQHFFVEQDMAASPFESITTSFKNLSEKILK, translated from the coding sequence ATGTATAGCAGGAGAAATTTTATCAGGAATTCCAGTGTATTAGCGCTGGGTGGAATGGCCTTATCCGGCAAAGGATTCGCAGCCATGTTAGCGGACAAGAAAATGCATCCGGCCGGATTGCAATTGTTTACCTTATTCAATACGATCGATAAGGATGTAAAAGGCGCTCTCCAAAAAGTTGCCGCTATTGGTTACAAAGAACTGGAATCTGCATTCAGCATGCTGGGTGGATTTTATGGCATGACGCCCAAAGATTTTAAAGCGCTTACAAAAGACCTTGGACTTGCCTGGGTTTCCCACCATACCATGGGTGCGCCTTTCAAAATGCCCCCAGGTGGCTTCAAGCCCCCGGCCGGTTCTGACACGACAAAAAAAGCGCCCCCGATGAAGATCCCGCCGATGAAGAATCTTAAAGAAAATCACCAGCAGATTGTTGATGAAGCTGCAGAAGGCGGGGTGAAATACCTGGTCTGTGCTTCCATTCCGTTGGATACTGCCGATGAGATCAACCAGGCCGTTGAGATCCTGGGCAAATCCGGAGAAGCTGCAAAGAAAGCCGGTCTCATCCTATGTTATCATAACCACACCCACGAATTTGAAAACGTGGAAGGCCGGGTACCTTATGATGTGTTATTGTCGCAGCTCAGCAGCGACATTTTGAAAATGGAACTGGATCTTGGCTGGGCTACCAAAATTGGCGCAGATCCTGTTGAGCTGTTCAAAAAGCACCCGGGTCGTTATCCGTTGTGGCATGTGAAAGATATCAGTCCTGAAAAGCAAACGCCTACTGAAATCGGAAATGGCACTGTCGATTTTAAAAGGATTTTTGACAATGCGAAGTTGGCCGGCATGCAACACTTTTTTGTTGAACAGGATATGGCAGCCAGTCCATTTGAAAGTATCACTACAAGTTTCAAAAACCTGAGTGAAAAAATATTGAAATAA
- a CDS encoding Fic family protein, translated as MNQYIHQHPDWPNFFWNADKLAALLADTRYRQKSLLQRMEALGFGLKSEATLHALTLEVVKTHEIEGEQLDAKQVRSAIARRLGIDLGGLAPADQKVEGVVDMMLDATQGYMLPLTTARLFYWHEALFHAENDQEHHILIGAWRINPDEFPMKVFAGPAGKEVVYFEAPASDRLTDEMEKFLYWFNTPSTLDPLLKAAIAHLWFVTIHPFDDGNGRIARAITDMQLSRADETSQRFYSMSDQIKNSRKGYYNILAATQKSQLDITNWLQWFLECLGWAFYSSDKTIANIIKKATSKG; from the coding sequence ATGAATCAATACATCCACCAACATCCGGACTGGCCCAATTTTTTTTGGAATGCCGACAAACTCGCTGCATTACTTGCGGATACCCGATACCGGCAAAAAAGCCTGCTGCAAAGAATGGAAGCCCTGGGTTTTGGTTTAAAATCAGAAGCCACCTTACACGCCCTCACGCTTGAAGTAGTTAAAACCCATGAAATTGAAGGGGAACAATTGGATGCAAAACAGGTCAGGTCAGCGATCGCCAGGCGCTTAGGCATCGATTTGGGTGGACTGGCACCAGCCGACCAGAAAGTGGAGGGTGTGGTAGATATGATGCTCGATGCAACGCAGGGCTATATGCTGCCACTTACAACAGCCAGGTTGTTTTACTGGCATGAAGCGCTATTCCATGCAGAAAATGACCAGGAGCACCATATCCTGATCGGTGCCTGGCGAATAAATCCCGATGAATTCCCCATGAAGGTATTTGCCGGTCCGGCAGGAAAAGAGGTTGTTTATTTTGAAGCACCGGCATCTGACCGGTTAACTGATGAAATGGAAAAATTCCTGTATTGGTTTAATACGCCCTCAACACTCGATCCACTCTTAAAAGCAGCAATAGCCCATTTATGGTTTGTAACCATCCATCCCTTTGATGATGGTAATGGCCGTATCGCTAGGGCCATAACCGATATGCAATTATCGCGTGCTGATGAAACATCGCAACGCTTTTACAGTATGAGCGACCAGATCAAGAATTCGAGGAAAGGATATTACAATATCCTGGCTGCCACACAAAAAAGCCAGCTGGATATTACCAACTGGCTGCAATGGTTCCTGGAATGCCTGGGCTGGGCTTTTTATTCCTCCGACAAGACCATTGCCAATATCATCAAGAAGGCCACTTCAAAGGGCTGA
- a CDS encoding Dabb family protein yields the protein MKKLLLLVMAAMVSLSSFAQPTPAPAVLRHVVLFSFKAASTPEEVQQVAMTFAGLYGKVPQVKAFEWGINNSPEKLNQGFTHCFVLSFSSEKDLADYQLHPAHLEFQKVLKPHMDKVFVVDYWVK from the coding sequence ATGAAAAAGTTACTGCTTCTCGTGATGGCTGCAATGGTAAGCCTTTCCTCTTTTGCCCAGCCAACCCCGGCTCCGGCTGTTTTACGGCATGTGGTCCTGTTCAGTTTTAAAGCGGCGTCAACCCCTGAAGAAGTGCAACAGGTCGCAATGACCTTTGCCGGTTTATATGGAAAAGTGCCGCAGGTAAAGGCGTTTGAGTGGGGAATCAATAACAGTCCGGAGAAACTGAACCAGGGTTTTACCCATTGTTTTGTGTTGAGTTTTTCTTCAGAAAAAGACCTGGCGGACTACCAGTTGCACCCTGCTCACCTGGAATTCCAGAAGGTATTGAAACCGCATATGGACAAGGTTTTCGTAGTGGATTACTGGGTGAAGTAG
- a CDS encoding aldo/keto reductase: MVKTSQPYARLNNGIEMPLLGLGVYDMYNAEAEQAVHNALEIGYRLIDTAALYNNEAEIGNAVRQSGIKRQDIFITTKVGNTDHGFDATLKAFDVSLDKLKMDYVDLYLVHWPIKGLRKDTWLALEKLYADKRVRAIGVANYLIPFLDELEGYATVPPALDQVEFTPWLFDKALLQYCKQRNIQLQSYSPITRGKKFDDPRLLQLCEKYGQSPAQVILRWNIEHGVSTIPKSSSKTRLQENFDVISFSLSPEDVRFMDGFNEGFRICDNPMDML; this comes from the coding sequence ATGGTAAAGACATCACAACCCTATGCCCGGCTCAACAATGGCATTGAGATGCCCTTGCTGGGCCTGGGCGTATATGATATGTATAACGCCGAAGCAGAACAGGCTGTTCATAATGCCCTGGAGATCGGGTACCGCCTGATCGACACTGCGGCCCTCTATAATAATGAAGCAGAAATCGGCAATGCTGTCAGGCAAAGTGGAATAAAACGCCAGGATATATTCATCACCACCAAGGTTGGCAATACCGACCATGGCTTTGATGCCACTTTAAAAGCATTTGATGTTAGCCTTGACAAACTGAAGATGGACTATGTTGACCTCTACCTGGTGCATTGGCCCATAAAGGGGTTAAGAAAAGATACCTGGCTGGCCCTGGAAAAATTATATGCAGATAAACGGGTCCGGGCAATTGGTGTTGCAAATTATTTGATTCCATTCCTTGATGAACTGGAAGGATATGCTACTGTCCCACCCGCACTAGACCAGGTTGAGTTTACACCGTGGCTATTTGATAAAGCCCTTTTACAATACTGCAAACAACGGAACATACAGTTACAATCCTATTCACCCATCACCCGCGGCAAAAAGTTTGATGATCCCAGGTTGCTGCAGCTTTGCGAAAAATATGGCCAATCACCTGCGCAGGTCATCCTTCGTTGGAATATTGAACATGGTGTTTCAACAATTCCAAAATCATCCAGTAAGACCAGGTTGCAGGAAAATTTTGATGTAATCAGTTTCAGCTTATCTCCGGAAGATGTACGCTTCATGGATGGATTCAATGAAGGGTTCCGGATTTGTGATAACCCAATGGACATGCTATAA
- a CDS encoding phytanoyl-CoA dioxygenase family protein: MEQKTMAPTMQPTMQPTMAPNAHKDIPGNPSTAKSSATKLNDRSNGKPLRVLSEADWNFWITNGYIVIKNAVPREQALATAKFLWEFEEKDPNDPETWYAPARAEMKMKELTNTGMVEVYNNQHLWNNRQMQRVYDAFADIWGTEKLWVTIDRANLNFPIRPGFEYKGFIHWDYDPETKPVNVQGVLALADQDDENMGGFQCIPELFRTYDTWKLTQPEDRDHFKPDTTGFQMEKVKMEAGDLLIFNSLQPHGIRPNNSGNKVRIAQYISMMPAEEDNEALRQWRITSWKDRVAPEGYAFPGDPRNWEKTKYETAVLSELGKKLLGLEKW, encoded by the coding sequence ATGGAACAAAAAACAATGGCTCCCACTATGCAGCCTACGATGCAGCCCACTATGGCGCCAAACGCCCATAAAGACATTCCCGGAAATCCGTCCACTGCAAAAAGCAGTGCGACCAAACTGAACGACCGCAGCAATGGAAAGCCATTGCGGGTGTTGAGCGAGGCGGACTGGAATTTCTGGATCACCAACGGATACATCGTGATCAAAAATGCAGTGCCGCGCGAGCAGGCGTTGGCAACAGCAAAATTCCTGTGGGAGTTTGAAGAAAAGGACCCCAATGATCCCGAGACCTGGTATGCGCCGGCAAGGGCAGAAATGAAAATGAAGGAGCTGACCAATACCGGTATGGTAGAGGTATACAATAATCAACACCTTTGGAATAATCGCCAGATGCAAAGGGTCTACGATGCTTTTGCCGATATCTGGGGCACCGAAAAACTATGGGTGACCATTGACCGCGCCAACCTGAACTTCCCCATTCGTCCGGGTTTTGAATACAAGGGCTTCATCCATTGGGATTATGACCCCGAAACAAAACCGGTTAATGTGCAGGGCGTACTGGCACTGGCCGACCAGGACGATGAAAATATGGGGGGATTCCAGTGCATCCCGGAATTGTTCCGCACTTATGATACCTGGAAGCTGACACAGCCCGAGGACCGTGATCATTTCAAGCCCGATACTACCGGTTTCCAGATGGAGAAGGTTAAAATGGAAGCGGGCGACCTGCTCATCTTCAACAGCCTGCAGCCACATGGTATCAGGCCAAACAATAGCGGCAATAAAGTGCGTATTGCCCAATACATTTCGATGATGCCGGCAGAGGAAGATAATGAAGCACTTCGGCAGTGGCGCATCACGTCCTGGAAAGACCGTGTGGCACCGGAAGGATATGCCTTCCCCGGAGATCCGCGCAACTGGGAAAAAACAAAATATGAAACCGCTGTGCTCAGCGAACTTGGTAAAAAATTATTAGGACTGGAAAAATGGTAA
- a CDS encoding AraC family transcriptional regulator — protein sequence MKVKLEAIQPDADSSFKILLTPNLNELFYWHFHPEYEIVYVEADHGIRHIGDHISKYAGSDLALIGPNIPHLNFDYGVKTIAETVVVQMKEHFLGASFFGLPEIAAINDLFERAKSGLAFYGDTKRQAGEKLKTLTSLNHFDQLITLLQVFQLLASSKENIPLNTRPIARASVLKEQQRLHKIYHYIESHYTESIDVHEVAALANLSAAAFCRYFKKSTHLTFTDFLNQYRINQSKKLLMQDMSVTDACYESGFENLSHFNKTFKKFAGENPTAFKKKQVVF from the coding sequence TTGAAAGTAAAACTAGAAGCCATACAACCCGATGCGGACAGCTCTTTCAAGATACTACTAACCCCGAACTTAAATGAACTGTTTTACTGGCATTTCCACCCCGAATATGAAATTGTCTATGTAGAAGCTGACCATGGTATCCGGCATATCGGCGACCATATTTCCAAATATGCAGGAAGCGACCTGGCCCTGATCGGCCCAAATATTCCCCACCTGAATTTTGATTATGGCGTGAAGACCATTGCTGAAACAGTGGTGGTGCAGATGAAAGAGCATTTTTTGGGCGCATCATTTTTTGGCCTGCCTGAAATTGCAGCGATCAATGATTTGTTTGAACGGGCAAAAAGCGGATTGGCTTTTTATGGTGATACAAAAAGACAGGCAGGTGAAAAATTAAAAACACTTACATCGCTGAACCATTTTGACCAATTGATTACTTTATTGCAGGTGTTTCAGCTATTGGCATCCAGTAAGGAGAATATCCCATTGAATACCCGGCCCATCGCCAGGGCGTCTGTTTTAAAAGAGCAACAACGCCTCCATAAGATCTACCATTATATTGAATCCCATTATACAGAATCTATCGATGTGCATGAAGTGGCTGCGCTGGCCAATTTATCTGCAGCGGCCTTCTGCCGATATTTCAAGAAATCAACCCACCTGACCTTTACCGACTTCTTAAACCAGTACCGGATCAACCAATCGAAAAAATTATTGATGCAGGACATGTCGGTCACAGATGCCTGTTATGAGAGCGGTTTTGAAAACCTGTCCCATTTCAATAAGACGTTTAAAAAATTTGCGGGCGAGAATCCTACAGCGTTTAAGAAAAAACAGGTGGTCTTTTAG
- a CDS encoding acyltransferase family protein, which translates to MHDSANRRHYIDWIRVLAFMLLIIFHSSMPFVPYGWEVKNGDTSQALLNVIWWFHQWRLPLLFFISGVGIYFSLQRRSIWRFLWERVNRLLIPLLFAMFFIIPAQVWVEYTQKGRIHESYPDFYPTVWKLVPYPDGTLTWSHMWFVVYLFVFILLLSPLFALFKIKYLATVKEKLATLLSHPVGLVLLVIPLVMIYNALFLAWPEQGSLLDDWFVFIFSITLLLYGYFLGGAADFWDNCEKYRRSFLAAAVLAVVLLYTFFWWPIQIPKQAGQPFSAYMVLNCLEIWMVILSICGYAKKFLNFSSPALTYLNKAVYPFYIIHQTLIVVIGYWIVKLDLPIFPKWILLTVLSAAAIFSTYHFIIKRTRLTKYLFGVKGVTS; encoded by the coding sequence ATGCATGATTCAGCGAATCGCCGGCATTATATCGATTGGATCAGGGTACTTGCATTTATGCTGCTGATCATTTTTCACTCTTCCATGCCATTTGTTCCTTATGGTTGGGAAGTTAAAAATGGGGATACATCCCAGGCTTTACTGAATGTGATCTGGTGGTTCCACCAATGGCGGCTGCCTTTGCTTTTTTTTATTTCCGGGGTGGGCATTTATTTTTCCCTGCAACGCAGGTCGATCTGGCGATTCCTTTGGGAAAGGGTGAACAGGCTCCTGATTCCTTTATTGTTTGCAATGTTTTTCATTATCCCGGCTCAGGTGTGGGTGGAATACACCCAAAAAGGGCGGATCCATGAAAGCTACCCTGATTTCTACCCCACCGTCTGGAAGCTGGTGCCTTATCCTGATGGCACACTGACCTGGAGCCATATGTGGTTTGTGGTTTACCTGTTTGTATTTATCCTCCTGCTAAGTCCGTTGTTTGCCCTCTTTAAAATAAAATACCTCGCTACAGTAAAAGAAAAATTAGCAACCCTTCTCTCGCATCCAGTTGGTTTGGTCCTGCTGGTTATTCCCCTGGTGATGATATATAATGCATTATTCCTGGCATGGCCGGAGCAGGGTAGCTTACTGGATGACTGGTTTGTATTCATCTTTTCAATTACTTTATTATTGTATGGCTATTTTTTAGGGGGCGCTGCGGATTTTTGGGACAACTGTGAAAAATACCGGAGGTCCTTCCTGGCAGCAGCTGTCCTTGCTGTGGTTCTTTTATACACCTTTTTCTGGTGGCCTATCCAAATCCCAAAACAAGCGGGACAGCCATTTTCAGCCTACATGGTATTGAATTGCCTGGAGATCTGGATGGTCATACTCAGCATTTGCGGTTACGCCAAAAAGTTCCTGAATTTTTCTTCGCCAGCCTTAACCTATCTCAATAAAGCGGTGTACCCGTTTTATATTATCCACCAAACCCTCATCGTAGTTATTGGATACTGGATAGTAAAATTAGATCTCCCCATTTTTCCAAAATGGATCCTCCTGACAGTATTAAGTGCAGCAGCCATATTTTCAACGTATCATTTCATTATAAAACGAACAAGGCTCACTAAATATTTATTTGGTGTGAAGGGAGTCACTTCCTAA